The following proteins are encoded in a genomic region of Nicoliella spurrieriana:
- the rpoD gene encoding RNA polymerase sigma factor RpoD — translation MADDKKTVEYKESLKAMVKKYKKVGHITYDELNDTIILPFKLTEGATDKLLEKIEDVGISVVDKNGDPDPRALKAANNVTKSELKNSASAPTGVKINDPVRMYLKEIGRVPLLKGEQEIQLAKRIENGDEEAKQELAEANLRLVVSIAKRYVGRGMQFLDLIQEGNMGLMKAVEKFDYRKGFKFSTYATWWIRQAITRAIADQARTIRIPVHMVETINKLIRIQRQLLQDLGREPTPEEIGAEMDMPTSKVRGILKISQEPVSLETPIGEEDDSHLGDFIKDQDATSPADHAAYELLKEQLEGVLDTLTDREENVLRLRFGLDDGRTRTLEEVGKVFGVTRERIRQIEAKALRKLRHPSRSKQLKDFL, via the coding sequence ATGGCTGATGACAAAAAAACAGTAGAATACAAAGAATCATTGAAAGCAATGGTTAAAAAGTATAAAAAAGTGGGACACATTACCTACGATGAATTAAATGACACGATTATTCTTCCATTTAAGTTGACTGAGGGTGCTACCGATAAGTTACTTGAAAAAATCGAAGATGTTGGGATTAGCGTAGTGGATAAGAACGGTGACCCTGATCCACGGGCATTGAAGGCTGCTAACAACGTTACCAAAAGTGAATTAAAAAATAGTGCTTCTGCACCTACTGGAGTTAAAATTAATGATCCAGTGCGGATGTACCTCAAGGAAATTGGTCGGGTCCCTCTTTTAAAGGGTGAACAAGAAATTCAATTGGCCAAGCGAATTGAAAACGGTGATGAAGAAGCTAAGCAGGAATTAGCTGAAGCTAATTTACGGTTAGTAGTTTCAATTGCTAAGCGTTATGTTGGTCGTGGAATGCAATTTCTTGATTTGATTCAAGAAGGGAACATGGGGTTAATGAAGGCTGTTGAAAAATTTGATTACCGAAAGGGATTTAAGTTTTCAACCTATGCTACCTGGTGGATTAGACAAGCAATCACGCGTGCCATTGCTGATCAAGCTCGGACGATTCGGATTCCGGTTCACATGGTCGAGACCATTAATAAGTTGATTCGGATTCAAAGACAATTGTTGCAAGATTTAGGCCGGGAACCAACTCCAGAAGAAATTGGCGCTGAAATGGATATGCCAACCTCTAAGGTTCGGGGAATTCTAAAGATTTCTCAAGAACCAGTTTCACTAGAGACCCCAATTGGAGAAGAAGACGATTCACATCTAGGTGACTTCATCAAGGATCAAGATGCGACTAGTCCAGCGGACCATGCTGCCTATGAACTATTAAAGGAACAATTGGAAGGGGTATTGGATACCCTGACTGATCGGGAAGAAAATGTGCTTAGATTGCGGTTTGGACTAGATGATGGTCGTACTCGGACCCTAGAAGAAGTGGGAAAGGTATTTGGCGTTACCCGTGAAAGAATTAGACAAATTGAAGCAAAGGCGCTTCGCAAATTAAGACATCCTTCAAGAAGTAAACAATTAAAGGATTTCCTATAA
- the glyS gene encoding glycine--tRNA ligase subunit beta: protein MAHTYLLEIGLEEMPAHVVTPSIDQLVKRASKFLKEQRITFDQIKPFSTPRRLTLEITGLADKQTDIDESVKGPAKKIAKDADGNWTKAAIGFSKGQGATPDDIQFKEIKGTEYVFIEKHIAGKPVADILPAIKDVITSMTFPTRMKWNVYHLEYIRPIRWLVSILDNQVVPFSILDVEAGRTTRGHRFLGHDVEIENAADYEEQLEKQFVIVDAQKRKAKIQSQVAQIASDKDWDIKVSASLLEEVNNLVEWPTAFAGNFDPKYLSIPAEVLITSMRDNQRFFYVVDHAGKLLPHFVAVRNGDLNDIQNVVSGNEKVLTARLEDAMFFYQEDQKHSIDFFVDRLKRVSFHDRISTMYEKMERVQIIVAQIAKQVGLTAEQAADAKRAAQIYKFDLVTEMVGEFAELQGVMGEKYALLKGEKPAVATAIREHYLPDSASGQLPETAVGAALALADKFDSIMTFFAAGMIPSGSNDPYALRRQAIGIVRILNQYGWTLPLSDSMEAFIIAEQREDKAPDLDQNAIINSVIDFIKDRIINVMQSAKYRHDIIEATVNATNNDVLYMLDSAKVLSQKMDGEHFKEIIEALSRVVKIATKANFADDDLVIDPSLFNNDSEKALYDVVNNIKQDYFSATPSSAYEQLAGLAAPINDYFEQTMVMDKDESIKNNNLRQMTLLSNLINWFAAVERLIVK from the coding sequence ATGGCACATACTTACTTATTAGAAATCGGGTTGGAAGAAATGCCCGCACATGTTGTTACCCCTAGCATTGATCAACTAGTAAAGCGTGCAAGCAAGTTTTTGAAGGAACAGCGGATTACCTTTGATCAAATTAAGCCATTCTCGACTCCACGAAGATTAACCCTAGAAATTACAGGACTTGCGGATAAGCAAACCGATATCGATGAATCAGTGAAGGGCCCAGCTAAAAAGATTGCAAAGGATGCTGATGGAAACTGGACGAAAGCTGCAATCGGTTTTTCTAAGGGGCAAGGAGCCACTCCTGACGATATTCAATTTAAGGAAATCAAGGGCACTGAATACGTATTTATTGAAAAACACATTGCAGGAAAGCCCGTTGCTGACATATTGCCAGCCATTAAGGATGTTATTACTAGTATGACATTTCCAACTCGGATGAAGTGGAATGTTTATCATCTTGAATACATTCGACCAATTCGGTGGTTAGTATCCATTTTAGATAATCAAGTGGTGCCATTTTCAATCTTAGATGTTGAAGCCGGTAGAACTACCCGTGGTCACCGTTTCTTGGGTCATGATGTTGAAATTGAAAATGCTGCTGATTATGAGGAGCAATTAGAAAAACAATTTGTGATCGTAGATGCACAGAAACGTAAGGCTAAGATCCAATCTCAAGTTGCTCAAATTGCTAGTGATAAGGATTGGGACATTAAGGTGAGTGCCTCATTATTGGAAGAAGTTAATAACTTAGTTGAATGGCCAACTGCATTTGCTGGTAATTTTGATCCTAAATATTTATCGATTCCAGCAGAAGTGTTGATTACTTCAATGCGTGATAACCAAAGATTCTTCTACGTTGTTGACCATGCTGGTAAATTATTACCTCATTTTGTTGCCGTGCGAAATGGTGATTTAAATGATATTCAAAATGTGGTTAGTGGAAACGAAAAGGTTTTGACCGCACGGTTAGAAGATGCAATGTTCTTCTACCAAGAAGATCAAAAACATTCAATTGATTTCTTCGTTGACCGTCTGAAACGGGTAAGTTTCCATGATCGAATTTCAACGATGTATGAAAAAATGGAACGGGTTCAAATTATTGTGGCTCAAATTGCAAAGCAAGTCGGTTTAACTGCTGAACAAGCTGCTGATGCTAAGCGGGCGGCACAAATTTATAAGTTTGATTTAGTGACCGAGATGGTTGGTGAATTCGCTGAGCTTCAAGGGGTCATGGGTGAAAAGTATGCATTACTAAAGGGTGAAAAACCAGCGGTTGCGACTGCAATTCGTGAACATTATCTTCCAGATTCAGCAAGTGGTCAGTTACCTGAAACTGCAGTGGGAGCAGCATTAGCCCTTGCTGATAAATTTGATAGCATCATGACCTTCTTTGCTGCTGGAATGATTCCATCTGGTTCAAATGATCCATACGCACTAAGAAGACAGGCAATTGGAATTGTGCGGATTTTAAACCAATACGGTTGGACATTACCATTATCTGATTCGATGGAAGCGTTTATCATTGCTGAACAGCGTGAGGATAAGGCACCTGATTTAGATCAAAACGCTATAATTAATAGTGTAATTGACTTTATTAAGGATCGGATTATTAACGTAATGCAATCTGCAAAATACCGTCATGATATTATTGAAGCTACGGTCAATGCTACTAATAACGACGTTTTATACATGCTTGATAGTGCAAAGGTCCTCTCACAAAAGATGGATGGTGAACACTTTAAGGAAATTATTGAAGCATTGAGTCGGGTAGTAAAGATTGCCACAAAGGCTAACTTTGCAGATGATGATTTAGTAATTGATCCATCGTTATTCAATAATGATTCTGAAAAGGCACTCTATGACGTTGTTAATAACATTAAGCAGGATTACTTTAGCGCCACTCCATCATCAGCTTATGAACAATTAGCTGGATTAGCAGCACCGATCAACGACTACTTTGAACAGACGATGGTTATGGATAAGGATGAATCGATCAAGAATAATAATTTAAGACAAATGACCCTTCTCTCTAACTTAATTAATTGGTTCGCTGCTGTAGAACGATTAATTGTTAAATAA
- the glyQ gene encoding glycine--tRNA ligase subunit alpha — translation MTKKLSMQEIILKLQAYWSNQGCLLMQAYDTEKGAGTMSPYTFLRAIGPEPWNAAYVEPSRRPADGRYGENPNRLYQHHQFQVLMKPSPENIQELYLDSLKELGINPVEHDIRFVEDNWENPSMGCAGVGWEIWLDGMEVTQFTYFQVVGGQEMDPVASEITYGLERLASYIQDVNNVFDLEWGYGVKYGDIFKEPEYEHSKYSFEESNQEMLLNLFNTYEEEAHKQIKNGLVHPAYDYILKCSHTFNLLDARGAVSVTERAGYLSRIRKMARSVAKAFIEERRKLGFPLIKDEKKRQELLKDDKEDK, via the coding sequence ATGACTAAGAAATTGTCAATGCAAGAAATTATTCTAAAGCTTCAGGCATACTGGTCAAACCAGGGATGTTTATTAATGCAGGCCTATGATACAGAAAAGGGTGCGGGAACGATGAGTCCCTACACATTTTTACGGGCAATTGGTCCGGAACCTTGGAATGCAGCCTATGTTGAACCATCTAGAAGACCAGCTGATGGTCGGTATGGTGAAAACCCTAACCGGTTGTACCAACACCACCAATTCCAGGTGCTAATGAAGCCATCTCCTGAAAACATTCAAGAATTATACTTAGATAGCTTAAAGGAACTGGGTATCAATCCAGTTGAACATGATATTCGATTCGTTGAAGATAACTGGGAAAACCCATCCATGGGTTGTGCCGGTGTTGGTTGGGAAATCTGGTTAGACGGAATGGAAGTTACCCAGTTTACCTATTTCCAAGTTGTTGGTGGCCAGGAAATGGATCCAGTTGCATCAGAAATTACCTACGGACTAGAACGATTGGCCTCATACATCCAAGATGTTAATAATGTTTTTGACTTGGAATGGGGTTATGGAGTTAAGTACGGTGACATTTTTAAGGAACCTGAATACGAACACTCTAAGTATAGTTTTGAAGAAAGCAATCAAGAAATGTTATTGAATCTTTTTAACACCTATGAAGAAGAAGCCCATAAGCAAATTAAAAACGGGTTAGTGCACCCTGCCTATGACTATATTTTAAAGTGTAGCCACACCTTTAATCTTTTGGATGCCCGGGGCGCGGTTTCAGTTACTGAACGGGCTGGCTACCTTTCTCGGATTAGAAAAATGGCTAGATCTGTTGCTAAGGCATTCATTGAAGAACGTCGGAAGCTTGGGTTCCCACTAATTAAAGACGAAAAGAAACGCCAAGAACTACTAAAAGATGATAAGGAGGATAAATAA
- the recO gene encoding DNA repair protein RecO: MAIKKNVVFNGILLYRRNYRENDMLVKFFTNENGTKMFLIRRGRKQGFKMSADILPFTYGKYEGSISQDGLSYIKEPIETHHYQQISADILLNAYATYIMSLIDTALPEGVANHKWFNQLFYALELINHAIDPAVVTNIVEIQLLELFGVQPWLRDCVICHRNDLPLDYSAAYNGLICSQHWHMDPLRFGLSQRTVYWFRKFSVVELKKIRTIDLNQTTKTQLRKLLDSIYDDTVGIHPKSKRFLEEMSQNRF; this comes from the coding sequence ATGGCCATTAAAAAAAACGTCGTGTTTAATGGGATTTTATTATATCGCCGTAACTACCGTGAAAACGATATGCTGGTTAAGTTTTTTACGAATGAGAACGGAACCAAGATGTTTTTGATTCGAAGAGGACGTAAACAGGGCTTTAAAATGAGTGCCGATATTTTACCATTCACCTATGGTAAGTATGAGGGAAGTATTTCTCAAGATGGGCTTTCATACATTAAAGAACCGATTGAGACTCATCACTATCAGCAAATTAGCGCTGATATCCTATTAAATGCATACGCAACTTATATTATGAGTTTAATTGATACTGCGTTACCAGAAGGGGTAGCTAATCATAAGTGGTTCAACCAATTATTTTATGCCTTGGAATTGATTAATCATGCCATCGATCCAGCAGTGGTAACTAACATTGTTGAAATTCAATTATTAGAATTATTTGGGGTGCAGCCATGGTTACGTGATTGTGTAATCTGTCACCGTAATGATTTACCGCTTGACTATTCAGCTGCGTATAATGGGCTGATTTGTAGTCAACATTGGCACATGGATCCATTAAGATTTGGTTTAAGCCAGCGCACCGTTTATTGGTTTAGGAAGTTTTCAGTAGTTGAATTAAAAAAAATTAGGACCATTGATTTGAATCAAACGACTAAAACCCAGTTGCGAAAGCTATTAGACAGTATTTATGATGATACGGTTGGAATTCACCCTAAAAGTAAACGCTTTTTAGAAGAAATGAGTCAAAATCGGTTTTAA
- a CDS encoding diacylglycerol kinase family protein, with the protein MASKDKRQVEKNHSFIQSVAHALNGLRVMLISERNFRTHLISAALVLGCAFLLGASINDYLWLLIAIFMVLVAETVNSLVERIVDLLVGNHYNELAKQAKDIAAGGVLLTALSAALIGMLVLVPLLIKLMPWR; encoded by the coding sequence ATGGCCTCAAAAGATAAACGTCAAGTTGAAAAAAATCACAGTTTTATTCAATCGGTTGCCCATGCTTTAAATGGGCTACGGGTGATGTTAATTTCTGAACGAAATTTTAGAACCCACTTAATTAGTGCAGCACTTGTTTTGGGATGTGCCTTTTTATTAGGGGCGTCCATTAATGATTACCTTTGGTTGCTGATTGCCATTTTTATGGTTTTAGTAGCTGAAACTGTTAATTCATTGGTTGAACGAATTGTTGACCTATTGGTTGGAAATCATTATAACGAACTAGCTAAGCAGGCAAAAGATATTGCTGCTGGAGGGGTATTACTAACTGCTCTTTCAGCAGCGTTGATTGGGATGTTAGTTTTGGTCCCGCTTTTGATTAAATTGATGCCGTGGAGGTAA
- the ybeY gene encoding rRNA maturation RNase YbeY — MDLEIYDETKSGADPKDVQLIKNVLEYAGKYLKLRDDTEMSVTLVNNDRIREINREYRGVDRATDVISFAIEDGDDDIKMPPEMAAEIPENLGDIFVSVDKVAEQADFLEHSYDRELGFLVVHGFLHLNGYDHMKPEDEQVMFPLQRKIMDSYGLKR, encoded by the coding sequence ATGGACTTGGAAATTTATGACGAGACGAAATCCGGTGCGGACCCAAAGGACGTTCAATTGATTAAGAATGTATTGGAGTACGCCGGTAAATATCTAAAATTACGTGATGATACTGAAATGTCAGTGACGCTAGTCAACAACGACCGGATCAGGGAAATTAACCGTGAATATCGGGGTGTTGATCGAGCAACCGATGTAATTAGTTTTGCAATCGAAGACGGTGATGATGATATTAAAATGCCACCAGAAATGGCTGCAGAAATTCCCGAAAATTTGGGGGATATCTTTGTTTCAGTTGATAAGGTCGCTGAGCAAGCTGATTTTTTGGAACATTCCTACGATCGTGAATTAGGCTTTTTAGTGGTTCATGGTTTTCTCCACTTAAATGGCTATGACCATATGAAACCTGAAGATGAGCAGGTAATGTTCCCACTCCAAAGAAAGATTATGGATTCATATGGCCTCAAAAGATAA
- the era gene encoding GTPase Era, translating to MDNPNFKSGFVAIVGRPNVGKSTFLNRVIGQKIAIMSDKAQTTRNKIQGVYTTDDSQIVFLDTPGVQKPKSKLGSFMEESAMSALKDIDAVLFMVSAVEKRGAGDNFIINRLKTVQKPIYLVINKIDQVHPNDLLPIMDTYKKALDWAGVFPISALQGNNVDELLADLTNHLPNGPQYYPEDQVTDHPERFIVAELIREKIFRLTRQEIPYSVAIDIEKIRKNENGKVQIQASIILDHDSQKGIVIGKKGAMLKKIGTLARRDIEDLLGSKVFLELWVRVQPGWRDKNSILKELGYKKNDY from the coding sequence ATGGATAATCCTAATTTTAAATCTGGCTTTGTTGCCATTGTTGGGCGTCCCAATGTGGGGAAATCAACATTTCTAAATCGCGTTATTGGTCAAAAAATTGCAATTATGAGTGATAAAGCTCAAACGACCCGTAATAAGATTCAGGGGGTCTATACTACTGATGACTCTCAAATTGTGTTCTTAGATACTCCTGGAGTTCAAAAACCAAAGAGTAAATTGGGTAGCTTTATGGAAGAATCAGCAATGTCAGCCCTAAAGGATATTGATGCGGTGTTATTCATGGTAAGCGCCGTGGAGAAACGGGGGGCGGGGGATAATTTTATTATTAACCGCTTAAAAACAGTTCAAAAACCCATTTACTTAGTAATTAATAAAATTGATCAAGTCCATCCAAATGACCTATTACCGATTATGGATACCTATAAGAAGGCGTTAGATTGGGCAGGGGTATTTCCCATTTCAGCTCTGCAGGGTAATAATGTGGACGAGTTGTTGGCTGATTTAACTAACCACTTACCAAATGGTCCCCAATACTATCCAGAAGATCAGGTTACTGATCATCCTGAACGTTTTATTGTTGCCGAATTAATTCGTGAAAAAATTTTCCGCTTGACTAGACAGGAAATTCCTTATTCGGTTGCCATTGATATTGAAAAAATTCGTAAAAATGAAAATGGTAAGGTACAGATCCAAGCTTCCATTATTTTAGATCATGACAGTCAAAAGGGGATTGTCATCGGTAAAAAGGGTGCAATGTTGAAAAAAATTGGGACGCTTGCCCGTAGGGATATTGAGGACTTACTAGGAAGTAAGGTGTTTTTGGAGCTATGGGTACGAGTTCAGCCGGGGTGGCGTGATAAAAACTCGATTTTAAAGGAACTGGGTTACAAGAAAAATGACTATTAA
- the dnaG gene encoding DNA primase, translating to MARIPEAVIENVKNSVNITDVVSQYVQLKKSGKNLFGNCPFHEERTPSFSVSEDKQIFHCFSCGRGGNVFKFLMEIKNISFPEAVIEVAKMQNIKISDQYLTGPSNQAPKQSEDQKRLIDIHNQVARLYHHILVNTKLGEHALSYLHSRGLDDETIDEFQLGFAPQENLLQPFLKQREVDQQLMHASGLFIERDDGTLSDRFFNRVMYPIRNQAGQTIAFSGRVLDKQASQAKYLNSPETTIFSKRDVLFNLDKAKAAVRTTKDVILFEGFMDVISAFQAGVKNGIASMGTSFTDQQIHQIERITDHLEICYDGDEPGQKAINRAVDTLAHARLKLGVIQLPSGVDPDEYRKQNGDEQFQKMIQTARESPVTFKLRFLKLHRNFNRDEDRVDYLNDALAVIATVDTPVGRDVYVNQLVDQFQVDKQLLLDQINGIILNNRRKRRDYQNYNQHKQIDDSQMDMIQSQPQPKRVNKIESAEQFLLCRMLHDHDVWLRVASIDGFCFATDQYQMLYTLAEGYFHQHHDYHVDEFIATINEPSLKHLVVSLENLSISKQSYKGEIDDYVNIIMNEAPLENQIKAKQKQLVESTRTGNLQEQIKIGMDLIKLEQQKQQQSGRNQS from the coding sequence TTGGCTAGAATCCCAGAAGCCGTAATTGAAAACGTTAAGAATAGTGTTAATATTACCGACGTGGTCAGCCAATATGTCCAACTTAAAAAGTCGGGTAAAAATTTATTTGGCAATTGTCCCTTTCATGAAGAGCGGACCCCATCTTTCTCAGTTTCTGAGGATAAGCAGATTTTCCACTGCTTTAGTTGCGGTCGTGGTGGAAACGTTTTTAAATTCTTGATGGAAATTAAAAATATTTCATTCCCGGAAGCCGTAATTGAAGTAGCTAAGATGCAAAATATCAAAATTTCTGATCAGTATCTGACCGGTCCTTCAAATCAGGCTCCGAAACAAAGTGAAGATCAAAAACGGTTAATTGATATTCATAATCAAGTAGCACGTTTGTACCATCACATCCTAGTTAATACTAAGTTAGGTGAACATGCGTTAAGCTATCTCCATTCAAGAGGATTGGATGATGAAACGATTGATGAGTTCCAATTGGGGTTTGCTCCGCAGGAGAATTTATTACAGCCCTTTTTGAAACAACGAGAAGTTGATCAGCAATTAATGCATGCTTCAGGTTTATTCATTGAACGTGATGATGGGACCCTTTCTGATCGTTTTTTTAACCGGGTCATGTATCCCATTCGCAATCAAGCTGGGCAGACAATTGCATTTTCCGGACGGGTATTGGATAAACAGGCTAGTCAGGCTAAATACTTGAATAGTCCTGAGACCACTATCTTTAGTAAACGTGACGTTCTATTTAATTTAGATAAGGCGAAAGCAGCCGTTAGAACGACTAAGGATGTTATCTTATTTGAAGGCTTTATGGATGTTATTTCAGCATTTCAGGCGGGCGTTAAGAATGGGATTGCTTCAATGGGCACTAGTTTTACTGACCAACAAATTCATCAAATTGAGCGAATCACTGATCACCTGGAAATTTGTTATGATGGTGATGAGCCTGGTCAAAAAGCAATTAACCGGGCTGTTGATACGCTTGCTCATGCACGACTAAAACTAGGGGTGATTCAATTACCTAGTGGTGTTGATCCCGATGAATATCGGAAGCAAAATGGTGATGAGCAGTTTCAAAAGATGATTCAAACGGCGCGGGAAAGTCCAGTAACGTTCAAACTGCGGTTTTTGAAGTTGCATCGCAATTTTAATCGTGATGAAGACCGGGTCGATTATTTAAACGATGCGCTAGCGGTGATTGCTACTGTTGATACTCCAGTGGGTCGGGATGTTTATGTTAATCAATTGGTCGATCAGTTTCAGGTTGATAAGCAACTACTTCTTGATCAAATTAATGGAATTATCTTAAATAACCGTCGGAAGCGACGTGATTATCAAAATTACAATCAGCATAAGCAAATCGACGATTCTCAAATGGATATGATTCAAAGTCAACCCCAACCAAAACGGGTTAATAAAATTGAAAGTGCTGAGCAGTTTTTACTATGTCGAATGTTACATGATCACGATGTCTGGTTACGGGTGGCTAGTATTGATGGCTTTTGTTTTGCAACCGATCAATACCAGATGTTGTATACGCTAGCTGAAGGTTACTTTCATCAACATCATGACTATCATGTCGATGAATTTATTGCCACGATTAACGAACCGAGCTTAAAGCACCTAGTGGTTAGTTTAGAAAACCTATCAATCTCTAAGCAAAGTTATAAGGGTGAGATTGATGATTATGTTAATATAATCATGAACGAAGCTCCGCTAGAAAATCAGATTAAAGCAAAACAAAAACAACTGGTTGAATCTACGCGAACCGGTAATCTTCAAGAACAGATTAAAATTGGGATGGATTTAATTAAACTTGAACAACAAAAGCAACAACAATCAGGTAGGAATCAATCTTAA